TCatagtgagataaaatatatctttttatatgcatgcatgctatcagtgtttgttttatgtaaatctTAACTCAAAACTTGTGTCAgatgtaaaaaacattgtgtcgCCGAAATGAAACGCTATGGttactctggtttggtagtacatatTGCAACAGAAGACACTCAAAAGTCACTTACATCAATATTCTCATCTTGAAATACTTTAGGCATTTCTATTTTCCTGCCTTCTCTTGGGAAGTAAATTTGAAGCATTCTTGCTCTCTCATTCCAGTTTGCATTCCGCAGAATCCCACTTGGCTCTCTGACGACAACAAAACGTTCCTGTAGGgataacatttatttacatattatgacACAGACATTAACAGAGGGCACTACTTCTGTCAACAGTGATGGCGCCCTCATGAGTTGGTTGATGTTGATAATTCAATGACTTTACCAAAATCACCACTAACTAAAATCCAGATTTGGAATCAGTTCAccaccaaaacctaatcaatcaactgttcatatcaaatgatggaatatagtacaagtctctgctgttccaacatgatgtgccaagtgttattattccaagtcagttgtttactttccctgtttgtaacaagtttggTTTGTCATTGCTCgcatgtcactggttgtattcTTTGTCTCACAGGCAATCATTCCACAACATTTCATCTAGAGCCAgccataatttgtttttatatatccaGTGCTAATAAACAGACAATGTGAAAACATAACATTGACCAAACATCCATATTTTTGTGTTAAACAAGTTGCCAAAAATTCAAAGatgtaatttctttttttttgtgaagaaggggggggggggggggggggggagagagagtaAAGGAAGACAGAGTGCCATCTGTGTTAATTTTACAGCAATTTCAATAGTCTATCTACTACTAGACCCTCAGACAATTCTGTTTATTTTAAAACCAGgactcaaaattaacttttttcctTGGTAGTCCCAGTGTAGCTATccatttcagaaattggtagcccaaggatggtgaccaatacatgttgtagtcctatattcctgaactgaaaacagaattcctctattggaaatacatgtatgtgtgttactaaaataatttctgtaaatcttccatccttgaAACCATGCATAATCAGCGGTAGCCTGAGTGGACTACCAGCTACAAGTTATGGTAGcaccatgacaagaattggtagtctttAGACACACacctactgttaattttgagccctgaaaAGTGAAAACACTCTGAAGGGACTCGGAGGATGTACAAAGTTATGCTTTACTATTAAACGTTGATAAAGTTCTACACCTACCCTATCAGGTACTCCATATGTAATATCTGTAAAGACTATATTAGAAGTATCTAATCCTTCCAGTTCATGATCCTCTGACAATACAgtttcaatttcatttctttcttcTAACACTGGTGGCATCTGTAGTTTCTGTTCTGCTTTCTCCTTGGCTTCTTCTATCAGCTATAAAAACAAACCATTGCTTAAAGTTTACTTTATTGTTCAATATCGTCCATCCATTGTTTTTTCTCTGTGTTGATAGTTTCCCTGAAAAAGTTCACTACTGTACAAAGGACCAAAATTTCAGGATTCGTTACAAAAATCCAGATCTTTAATTTTATGTATCATAAAATCAAAAGATGGTAAATCAGTTATTTCTGCATAttttcaggggtgaacaaatcattttgtgaactggtggttcccagaccagtgccttaaaaactCCAGtagtcctgctgaaagaattagtggtcccaggtccccctaatgtgaaacattaaatcttacctatgaatctgtatattcagacgactttttaacatagttattaacagtaaggtactggtccgacagaccagacaaggtaaaatttgtgtggtccgcccaaaagaGTCACTAATCccagacccaggaccagtggatttgttcacacCTGCTATTCAATTAATGATGTGTACCTCCTTGTTCATGACTGTCatctttgtttatgtttttcttTGCTGTTGACTTCTTTATCATAAACAATTTCACATaaatgaaaactggatggtGTCAACATTATGTTACAATCAATCTATCATTCCAGATCCATTCGCAAAGCTACATCAATCATTAAGGACTCCAGTCATCCGGCAAATACAGTTTTTActaaatacaacatgtacagctcaaagggtttccaaaaaTTCTGACTACTAGTATCTTTCGTTAACGGTTTATCATCAGGTGACAAAGTCAGCATAACCAATTAAGTCTGTATTCTGTGTATTCTTACCAAGGCTAAATAATTACTTACCTCCTGTAGACGTTCCTCACTAACCAATTTATATTTTGGTGGTGACAATTTCTGTTTCACGGGTTTGAATATTTTCTCAAACTTCATTCCAGTTATAcgtttcaatatcatttgcacTTTCTCGTCCATAAATTCTGCAGCATCTGAAAAGAAGTTGAGGATTAAATAATAACAGTCGGTACACTGTTTGCCATTCTTGCACAAAATATATTATCTCGCCCCAAATATTGGTTACTTCATCTGTTTGCTGTTTACCTTTTTTGTTATTTGGAGTCTAGTAGCTCGCGCAGCGGCAGCAAAGCTGCCGCaaagcggctcaatgactagtacgcatgcgcgtcgtatatactatgtggaaaaaatttggtggttctcccaatgatgcattgcggcgcgcacTGACTACacatgcgccttccatatactatgtgcattctccacgcgctaccgtatcatcgtatatcataggcgacataacatcaccatgcattgcaatattgtaacagtaggcctgttggcacgattaaatatcgtaacattgtaacgagtatcgaggcatcactgtacctcgaggagaaattgttacactatttggcaGTTTGATGCACGGCGGCACCagatacggaccactgatgacatagcgcagtttaatttccgggttgtggaagtgtggttttgacatttatattgttgataattgattttttacatgttctaaaaaagaataactactttcctatgtttgttggtacagtaacattcctaaatcatcgagttgaattgagaaatcgtgatgttcggcaacatgtcaacaaaacatttgtccaaagaccacaacgtacgttggtggagagtctatgataagttggctgattgaaaatgaacaatattaatctaatggctatgatatggtttttgaaaccaacaactgcatagagtgttgactttctttacttctcgtccatgtcagagaaatagatgtcattcaataaaataaattttgatggttaatacccctggaaaatgacccaaatcaagtgtatcaaccctggcccaggcagcaggtcacaaatgaatctaccctgcgcgagcttatgggctttgccgagttatgatattatgaatATGATGAAACTTGAAAGATGAAACTTCGTACAAATCATGTTTGCGTGTAATTTGCGGATGGCTACATTAGAGAGACAAAATAGAAACCGTTCTTACTATCATTAGAAGTACTCCTTGTGCAAAGAGCCCGAATGAGTTGACGTCTATAAAGTCCATGTTGGGTGAAACCCCCGGTTGAAATAAAATTCCGTGCACACGTTCTTGCACAGATGGCCGCCATGATTGAAATGAAAAGTTGGTTGGTTGTTGCTTTGCTCCAGTTCACCCTCATATGCAAACTTATCCATCAGAAAATATATCCCAAAGTCCCTCACcagtaaaacaaaaacaaaaagcaaaaaacaaaccaaactgtccaaacatttcattttcctcaTGTTTTAAGCCATACGAAAATGGCG
The sequence above is drawn from the Glandiceps talaboti chromosome 21, keGlaTala1.1, whole genome shotgun sequence genome and encodes:
- the LOC144451230 gene encoding small ribosomal subunit protein mS22-like, whose protein sequence is MAAICARTCARNFISTGGFTQHGLYRRQLIRALCTRSTSNDNAAEFMDEKVQMILKRITGMKFEKIFKPVKQKLSPPKYKLVSEERLQELIEEAKEKAEQKLQMPPVLEERNEIETVLSEDHELEGLDTSNIVFTDITYGVPDRERFVVVREPSGILRNANWNERARMLQIYFPREGRKIEMPKVFQDENIDHVLLEERHEGLLDFCCVQFEPDDPNFIRVHHRTYENLNKTGKFDILRSTRHFGGMAFYFAKRKRIDGLLKDMMQRDLIEDSCDLIKLYHLLNPQCSSAREVKRHHLKGLDVIKTFIEMDAEDGAVLELVIQSYENEKRAEVETSS